The genomic segment AGACTTGTACTGATGGAAAACAAAAAATGGTCATGTGACTTGTAAATTGGAATAAGTTTGTAACTTTATCATAGGTTGTAGACTTTACATTTGATCTTGTATAATAAAGAAACTTAACTAGTTGTATGCTTGTATGCCTTTTTATTAGTAATGTTttgatattataaatatattttttttttatcaaagtaGCATACATAATTGATccaattagtcccaaagattgAGGAAGATGAGTTAGcactcgggtccccacatctaGTGAGGGTCATGAGGGTTCGGGCTCGGGTGAAGGGTCCTCGACGAGTTAGAGTCCTAGTGTGCATTATCGACCGCGGCTCGTGCTGGAATTGTGGCATGTGCTAGGGCCTCGTTAAATGGGTCAGGGCTGGTCAGTAGGGTTCCTAGGTGGTCTAGTCAGGGGTTGCCTCGAAGTTGCTCGGGGGTGGTTTGAAGAAAACATGAGATGGCTCGAAGGGAACTAGCTAGGGTTCGTGTTCTTGAAGTTGAAGGGTTAAGGGGTCGAAGCATGGTCCATGGGGGTCGATTCATGGGTCACGAGGGTAATTTAGGTATGAAAAGTTCATGATGaaattttgggattaaaatATACAATTTTGAGTTAATTAGGGAATTAAAtgctttaaaaattaataaaaaagaaattaaatcgaaagcctcgaatttaagctaaataaatatattagaaatttaatttaagcttaaataattatttgggatgatctagagtcaatgaaagtaaagaaaaagtcaaaatcgagaaattctaagtccaagggtaaaacgatcattttacacctgaaaaatattagacgtcctggcagtgccctgtatgctataatattttaaatgtttataaaattttatgatgaaatgttaaggctaaaagacgtgttgcatgcctagtttaaaagaaaaatgatttatatatgcatGAGTTTTTATAAGTGAAGAAAATATAAAAAGATGAAGgaggtgaagtgattgtgactaatacaatgatacgatgatatgattggatataTCATGAGGGAAAAAGCCTAGAGGAAGCCCATTTACGAGAGAAGGTCCTTGAGGATGcctgacgatcgtatttccatcgacataatatgatgatatgataggaCAAAACTTAGTtgatgggtgagagtgtcgctgatgtctccgCCGCCTGGTACcttggttatacgtagatggatccatcgaccttcagctgatacgaaagtcacaattaacgatccgaATTTAATACAAGAAAAACGTATAcatatatgatgaaagaaaatatgaatgatatgatgaaaggaaaattgttgaagtttatgcatgttcatgaaaatgtattttattaagtattttcattattgcatgtgattgtatatgtattacttgttgtCATGGTTAAGGTTTGATTAGTCAACAGACTCACTAGGTATGATTGATGTAGGTGAACATGATGTTGATGTTTGATGTTAATAAGGGACTTGATGATTAATCTTGcgggactgaaggtgcacacaatcCGAAGATCAACACAATTTTTTCCGCACTTACGTTATGACTTATGTTAAAtgatttgagttacttttaaaattttatgacttatgatgattttgagatgtttttgagAGAATGTTAGAGTCACGTTATTTTTGAAATGTTAAAGTTAAGTTTGGTTGACGATTTACGATTTTGTGTTTTGAAATGATACATGACACTGGCTAAaatgtactagaattttttttccttataCTAATCGAccattacatatatatatatatatatatatatatatatatatatatatatatatatatatatatataaaattctagtatattttaaCCAGTGTCATGTATCTCAATCTTTGTGAGGGAATTGTATCGAATTTACACTAGTGAATGTGTATCACGtgtttctttcttttgttttttctttttttggttGATGGCTGATCGGGCTTCGTGTATATTGGGACAGAACATACAGTGCAGCACTCGTTAGTTTGAGAAAGAAAAATGTTACTATTGTAATGTTAACCTGTTTTTATTTCTTCTGTATTTTACACCAGATCCGAACTCTGCCCATGTAAGTTAACATTTTCGGTCAAACTTCATTTTATGTCAAAGATTTGGAAAACCTATACTTTTTGCCTCACGTTGCACACTTCTAATTAAACCACCAACATCATAACACGACGATAAACATACAATAATGTTGTGctttcactacaagaaaaatataAATACAACGACCCAATTGAACATTTTCAGATTCACAATTATACCCAATTTCAGTGGTTTCCTGCATCCGAGTGAAGTATTTCGCCTATCATGCCTCTCCAGGTCATCAAATGTTACGCTGCACCAATTGAATGCCACCTACATTTCACACAAATGTCTCTCGACGTACAATGAAATGAAGATCCAACACCAAGCGCTTAGCAAACTTAGATTTTGCAACACCAGAATGCAAAATGTTCCTCTCTACGATGACTACTCACAAGACCACCACACTGCAAACAGACAAAGCTGCTTCCATCTGAGGATGCATCAAGCACAATTTGAGATCGTCCAGTCTCCGCGAGAATTGATGTTTCTCGAGCAACTGATTCAGTCGAGTGGCCATTCATGTTGTGAAATGAGGTTCCATGTGGGGAAGGGATGGCCTCCACAATAGCACATTCGGCAAACAGTAATGCCAACTCTGCTGCAACAGCACTAGCTTGAACTTTGTTTATGTACAGCTCTCGAGCTCGATTAAGAGCTTGAGATACGGCTTCATCCCCACCTTGTATTTTCATTGCCATCACAACCTTTAACCAAACAAATAATTTGAGTAAAGAAAGCAGTGCCCTTAAAAATTGGCAAACCATTAACTGATAAAAAACTTGGCCGACATCCAATCTCATCATCAAAATCGCAAACTACTTACACATTTTATTCTAAAATTAAAAAGATATTGATTCAGATCTACATGTAATTCCATTCAGTCACAAATGTATTTACGAGAGAGGGGGTACCTTTGTGAAACGATATCTAGGATATATTTCCGTGATACAAGTTATtctgattcatatttaaattGAAGAGTAATACTtcaagcataaaaaataatatattttgatgAATCGAGTAGAAttagagattcgtctcacataaTAAACCCGTGAAACCGACTCACGGGTGTTTTTGTGTTCACGAAAAGAGGCTTTTCAAGAAGATGAGAAAAATCACAATGCCAAATTATATATCTGCTCATTATTACATGAGGAATCATCATCGCAACGCAAGTACTGCACCACTCTAATCCATTTTTGTGTTTCACCATCCAAGTTTTATTCCACTCAAAACCTGGGAGACTCCTATAAAGCCAAATGTTTCCATTTGTCGCAATGTTTTACAGTTATATACATTTACATAGCAACCTGAAATTCCTATCTAGAATTACATTCGCTCATATTTCTTAATCCACAAATCTTTCATTTCGGAACTCTTAAAACATCAGCTAGCAATTGCTCTAATTCAAGAAGCCCAAAATTGTTCACAAAATAATTCGTATCATCCGTCACGGGAAATACCAACAATTAACGCATCGCGCAAATGAACACTTCATACTTGATCCACCACGATGCAACCAAAAAAAAGAGCCAAGAATTCAACTTCTCGCCTTTAAATGTTAATCAGAACACTAGTATTGATAAAAATACAAGTAGGTCAGAGAAATTTACCGCTTGCAGAGCTTGGGAGGGCTTGTCTTGATCGACCAGCTGGCGAGCCATCGACAACAGATTCCTGACGACGTCGTCGGGGGCAGAATTGGATGCCACACCCTGAGGTGGAGCAGCGGAGGCCTCAGCCTCCATCATATCGGCGTCCATACACTTCATGGCATTACTGTTTTTTCTGATACTTCACTTTTCACCCCCAAAGCTTCCGCCTTCTTGGATTTTTTATGCAGCTTCTCTAATCTCTCTCTAGCAATTTCTGGTTTGTTCTCGATACCACGAGAGAGGGAGAGAAATCCTGTAAATTTAGGGCCTTTCATTTTATGGGCTTAAATCGCCAAAGGCCCAATTTCAATGTCAATGTGTAGgggatgtaaatgaaccgaACTGTTCGCGAGCTTTTTGGATTTCGGTtcgttaaaaagctcgttcgggctcgttcgGTAAGCTTATCGAGCCAAGCTCGCgccttattttgggctcgacaattttgttgagccgagtttgagattaatgatgttcggctcgttagctcgtgaacatgttcgataataggttcgtgagctcaaaattgagctcggctTGTTTAGCTGGttcgtgagctcgagctcgagctcggctcgtttaggtagatcgtgagctcgaatttgagataattaatgagttataatactaaaataattatgtatgataaataataataaattatattaaaaatgtgaatgttATGGCAATAATGACATATTCCCGTAACCTCATCCTCATCTATTCCAAATCCCAAACCCTATTCGGCTATTCCCGTAACCTCACCTATTCCCCCCGAATCTGCGCCTCCCGACCTCCGTCCGCCGTCGCCGAGGGTCTCCGGTCATAGCCCAGGTCCGGTCGACCATTATCGAAGCAGAAATCGGTAGATTTGAGCGTGTATAGGTAGCGAGACCCCTTTCCCGTCCACCTCTAAACCGCGTACGATTTCCGACGATTCTTTGTTCTTCCGCCGGCGCCGAGGGCTGAAAATCTTTGTACCGTCTGGGTCGACTTTGATTGAGGCATGAATCGAGAGTTTGGAGATCGTATAGGTCGCGAACCCTAGCTCTGATTCTGGTTTGGTTTCATCTCCAAATACAGTGGGCAAAGCAATTAGAGACAAAAGTTCAAAAGTTTCAGCCTCTCAGGTGTGTTTGAATATTGCTGCTACGGCAATGAATTTAGTCTGCTTAATAAACTCATATTTGTTGGATTGTTAATGCAATGATATAAATATCTGTTAATGCaatgatataaattaattctAGCATATGCACTCTCACTCCGTAgaaattaattctagcgtatgTAGAGACAAAAGTTCAAAAGTTTCAATCTGTTATTGCTGCAATGCtgctacggcaatgaatctAGCGTATGTACTCTCACTCCTAATTAATTCTACATATGATTATACGTATATAatcttattatttaaaaatattatggtttgaaattaattatactttaaagtaaatatataaaaaaattaaaatattttttttataataaactgAATATCAGACATCAAAGGCAACCGACTAGATATCTAATGTTGCCGCATAGAAGAAACCTTAGCATTGTGAGGTCCAAAAATACAAGGCCACGTACGTGATACATTATATAGtatcatattataatatgatatgGTCCTAAATTATATAAGCCCGCGTAattcattatatttatatatatatatatatataatattcattTATTCAAAATTCTAAAATGTATCTTACAGAAATTACAATGTTATAacactagtagaaaaatcggattttacttcggcaggctttacttcggcaataataaattacgaagtaatacattaccaataacttcaataataacacaagcgaagtaaaatataaaaacacgggcttcactatatttttttattatattttacttcagcATATCAATGTTGACGAAATAAAAAAATGCGAAAAATAAGTTCATGCTGAAGTAATAAGATGAACCGCGCAAATTAACAAATGAAACTAAACTATActgaacatttagcgacggtttgtcgctaacaaaccgtcgcttatttaatcagcgacggtttttcaaacaaTCCTTCGCTAATAGCAACGGttttttcgcgcatatgcgcgcacaattcAGCGCAGATGCGCGAGTGCCTCTGTTCTCGCATCGTAGCTACTggcctcctcgcgcatatgcgcgcgacagagcgcgcatatgcgcgaggtcttctgagCAGAAACGAGCTCGCTTAACGAGCTTGTTTAACGAGCCGAACCCGAGCCAGGTTCATTAAACAAGATAAACGAgccattaacgagccgagctcgagccgagcccgagcttcataacttccgaacgagccgagcccgagcttcaaaccaaaggctcgtaacgagcccgagccgagcccgagccgagcAAATaatttaacgagccgagctcgagcctgaTACTGTTCAGCTCgactcggctcatttacattcCTATCAATGTGACAAAGGTTGGTTTTACCAAAAAATAACTTCTTGTTAtggaaaagtaaaaatttatgttaaaaagtaaaaatctcaaactctcaaaatttaccaaactacacactttataatatttttctatctACTTAATTGTGAgtttcttcacaaatggtgaggctatttatagaatttctttaaaaatattccaaaaataaattcaccattacctacatcatcacacactaattttgaatatttacaactcttatttttaacattcaaatattccatacacacattttaaatattatttttcaacactccctcTTGTGATaatgatcataatgattgtcttcattacgtgatTTTATACTGTcgcgttaaaaaccttactaagAAAAtctcattgggataaaaaccatagtaagagaaaaagagtgcagtcacgtaaactccccctcatgttgacatgaacgattcttcacaaatttcgtaaaTTGCGcgtcccaatattatatatgtgctttctgaatattgtcataggaagtgcctttgtgaagatatctgatgagttttcacttgattgaatgtgacgaacatcaatacatttactcttctcaagctccttggtgaatgcgaagaacttaggatgAATTTGTTTAGGTCTGtagctttttatgtatccttctttcatttgagcaacacatgcacattatcttcatatagtatcacatgcTTCTCGtcaaatgataatccgcatgagatttggatatgttgggtcattgattttaaccacacacattcacgacttgcttcatgtagtgcaataatctcggcatgatttgataaaGTTGTTACgagtgtttgtttctgtgaatgccaataaattgcagtgcctctacgagtaaatacatatctagtttgggaacgtgccttgtgtggatcagataagtatccagcatcgacataaccaattatacttggattagcatcttttgaatacaaaagtcccaagtatGTCGTTcatcgtagataacggaatatatgtttaattccgttccagtgtctctttgttggatatgtgctaaatcttgccaacaaatttacggcaaaagatatataaggccttgtacaatttgtaagatacatagcgcaccgatagcacttagatatggtacttatggaccaagaatatattcatcatcttcacatggacggaatggatcattttctatgtttaatgatctaacaaccattagAGTatttaaaggatttgatttatcaatatgaaaacgtttaaggatcttttctgtataatttgtctggtgaacaaatattccacattctttttgttcaatttgtaaacccagacaatacttggtttttcaaagacccttcatttcaaattcttccttcaagtatgacacaactttttgaatttctttattcgttccaatgatgtttaaatcgtgaggcccggggccgaagagggcaggggacaatgagcggctcctcgCAGGCTTCTAGgaggagggaacatgaatgaaccgacacatacgggaatgagagggattatgagactgttcaatgtaatggactgcaCAGTTGAAGagagcttaaaagatttgatttgtactactcatatcacgaaggtgcatcttcttttcggtagctcatcacataagaactccaaagttaagcgtgcttgaatttgggaaattttgggatgggtgacctcctgggaagtttcttagGGTGCGTGtaagtgaggacataagcacgctggaaagactcgtcttggtacagtgaggacagtcgtcgaatctggggcgtttcagttggtatcagagcctcttaatacggtgtggttcggggacgaaccaagcggaaactGGTGGGAATGTGAGGcacggggccgaagagggcggggagtgatcgccggtgccatcagttgcacggacaatgagcggctcctggcaggcttctaggtggagggaacatgaatgaaccgacccacacgggaatgagagggattccgagactgttcaatgtaatggactacacagttgaagagggcttaaaagatttgatttgtactactcatatcacgaaagtgcatcttcttttcggtagctcatcacataagaactccaaagtgaaGCGTGCTTaacttggggaaattttgggatgggtgacctcctgggaagtttcctagagtgcgtgtgagtgaggacataagcacgctggaaagactcgtattggtacagtgaggacagtcgtcgaatctgggacgttacataaatcatcaacatatacaacaataattaCGGTCgattattgaattatttacatattgaATTACtatcaattttgaatttttcaaaattcacataataacattctctgggttttgagCTATTTACATATcaatttttcatcaagtgatcacttagccgATTATTCCACATTCGGTCGGATTGTTTTAACCCATaaaatgatctttgtaatttcacataaTAACATTCTCTGGAATTTGagctttgtgcttcaggcatcttaaatccttcagggattttcatatatatatattactatcaagtgatcaaTATAAGTAAGATGTAACAatatccataagacgcatttctaaattttcagataccgccaagctaatcaaatatcGAAACGTAATTGaatccatcacgggagaatacgtttcttcataatcaattccaggcctttgataaaaaccttgtgcaacaagtcgagatttatatcttattatttcatttttctcattttgctttcgaataaaaacccatttgtatccaacatgTTTTACAcgttcaggtgtaaggactataggtcaaAAAACATTACGTTCATTTAGGGAATCTAATTCAACTTGGATgtcatctttccattttatccaatcatgctgatttttacattcaccaaaagattttggttcatgatcttcattattatttatgatgtcgattgccacattataagaaaatatatcatcaatttcttctatattttttcggttccatatttttcccgtattaatataattgatagagattttacgattctcgtcagtttgtggttgtgacagaacattttcatcatcatgtgtttcttcagaaacattattctctattttgtgatcatcatgtgtttcttcaggaacatcattctttattttgtgatcatcgtgtttctcgataaattttctttttcgaagatttttatccttggaaccgactggccttccacgttTCAGGTGTTTAATGACATCTTGAGTATCTTCAATTTGTTTTTTcagaatttcaattcgagcaggggcatttgcagcatgtatatatgatttagtcaccctttttgtgtctgcaaatgcatctggtatttgattttctATTCTTTGCAAGTTCACAATTTGTAGTACATctgttggaaactagattctggagtttgacaaaacataaatcaattgattaacaaaatattaatccactgatacgcgcaagcaaattcggcaactgaacttatcaactgaaatcagctgataCAATGACACaaagtaaactgatcagttggaactgatcagttaaaacattcagccgaatgccttaaagtctctcaactgaagatgtctcgggaaagaacaaagaaGACATAACAGATTACAAGAGCGCCGCACAACAACCAACACTACTTAAAACAACGCATTCCAGAAAAAGCAATCAAGACGCcaaattacaataaatgaagctgtatgccaagaacacaattAATAGCTAAGATAATGTATGTCCCAAGATTGTGGAATTGTCAGATAAGATCTGGACGGACCAAAATATAATCTTAAGTTTGCAAAAgaccgcggtgctagcacgaccgcctcGCGTGGTCAAAAAGTAGTGCAAAATagcaaccgcacccgcggtattagacggaaCCGCGTGAGacacgcacccgcggtctgtaggaagcgcacccgcggtctgagctgcCGAGAAAGTAAATAGACTTGCAGGACCACCCGGGCATATATGACGACCCGCGGTGCACGGCTGCACAAAGAAGCGTGCCACGTTTTCCTttatgcatgtagtatatatagaGGTGATGGCACGTTTATTCTTCAGAAAATGCAGAAAGGAGGCGGAATCTTGGAAGAAAATCCTTACACCTTTTcgatttgcgattgtggaagatctgtctatcagaattcaaatccgacttcagttttgagatcctctcgacacgagctacacaaggacgtaagtttcgttacgttttgcgatgttttgaaattaggatgttgtcagaactgaatatgattcagatatggtgtttctgctgtagtgatcattgtataatcgaagacagattgaagaatagattggttatacaattggtatgattttcagaagatattgattgagattaaacactagatttgtattgttattgattgaagaatagagagatgattattcttgtatgtctggatagattattcggtagatatgtgaagtcagatcgaagaaagaataccgtatgtctgtattttgtatttcagcatctctgaagatgtatttgttagatattcatatgctggaaacagattgatcatattcagatatgatttcgattagattgtgatattattgatatgactcagattgtatcttgttcagacattgatcagattgtatactgaattgagtattgatcataacagattgtgaattgagttacacattgatacagtgtatttatattgtcatttcagatcggatatggacagactggacttcaagacttcgtcttcatcagacggggacgacaa from the Primulina eburnea isolate SZY01 chromosome 3, ASM2296580v1, whole genome shotgun sequence genome contains:
- the LOC140827443 gene encoding uncharacterized protein, translating into MKCMDADMMEAEASAAPPQGVASNSAPDDVVRNLLSMARQLVDQDKPSQALQAVVMAMKIQGGDEAVSQALNRARELYINKVQASAVAAELALLFAECAIVEAIPSPHGTSFHNMNGHSTESVARETSILAETGRSQIVLDASSDGSSFVCLQCGGLVSSHRREEHFAFWCCKI